The following proteins are co-located in the Sphingomonas donggukensis genome:
- a CDS encoding LapA family protein: MQFLKTLLIVFTVALGVAFAFNNWDVVPVRLWGGMIVDINLPLLMLVCFLAGLVPTWLWHYAVRWRLKQRLSSSERAVQDLRTVAVAPAPIAPGLITPGDAEPVPPLAPAPAPPQIDDPRP, from the coding sequence ATGCAGTTTCTGAAAACGTTGCTGATCGTCTTCACCGTCGCGCTCGGCGTGGCCTTTGCCTTCAACAACTGGGACGTCGTCCCCGTGCGGCTGTGGGGCGGGATGATCGTCGATATCAACCTGCCGCTGCTGATGCTGGTCTGCTTCCTCGCCGGCCTGGTCCCGACGTGGCTTTGGCATTATGCGGTGCGCTGGCGGCTGAAGCAGCGCCTGTCGTCGAGCGAGCGCGCGGTGCAGGACTTGCGCACCGTCGCCGTCGCGCCCGCCCCGATCGCGCCCGGCCTCATCACCCCCGGCGATGCCGAGCCGGTGCCGCCGCTTGCGCCCGCCCCCGCGCCGCCGCAGATCGACGATCCCCGTCCGTGA
- a CDS encoding GNAT family N-acetyltransferase, which yields MSDLTIRPAVRDDLARLHPVIERAYRGEAARAGWTHEADLVPGARTDLATLEAIVTDPHARLLVAFDGTDPVGSVHVESRGDGLAYRGLLSVDPQRQADGIGSRLIAAAEACARDTFGANAIEMTVIDVRTALIAYYERRGYALTGERRAFPVAVEPPLHLTVLVKPLP from the coding sequence ATGTCAGACCTGACGATCCGCCCAGCGGTCCGCGACGACCTCGCGCGACTGCACCCCGTGATCGAGCGGGCGTATCGCGGCGAAGCGGCGCGTGCAGGCTGGACGCATGAGGCCGATCTCGTTCCCGGCGCGCGTACCGATCTCGCCACGCTCGAAGCAATCGTCACCGATCCGCACGCGCGCTTGCTGGTCGCGTTCGATGGCACCGACCCGGTCGGCAGCGTCCATGTCGAGAGCCGCGGCGATGGCCTCGCCTATCGCGGCCTGCTGTCGGTCGATCCGCAGCGGCAGGCGGACGGCATCGGCAGCCGCCTGATCGCCGCCGCCGAAGCCTGCGCGCGCGACACCTTCGGCGCGAACGCCATCGAAATGACCGTCATCGACGTCCGCACCGCGCTGATCGCCTATTACGAGCGCCGCGGCTACGCGCTGACCGGTGAGCGTCGCGCTTTCCCGGTCGCGGTCGAGCCGCCGCTGCATCTGACGGTACTGGTAAAGCCCCTCCCCTGA
- the trpB gene encoding tryptophan synthase subunit beta yields the protein MTTPNSFRAQPDDRGHFGEYGGRYVAETLMPLVLDLDREYRAAKADPAFRAQFDDLLEHYVGRPSPLYYAERLTEMLRESAPEGMGAEVWFKRDELNHTGAHKINNCIGQILLAIRMGKTRIIAETGAGQHGVATATVCARFGLPCVIYMGAKDVERQAPNVFRMKLLGAEVRPVTSGAHTLKDAMNEGMRDWVANVHDTFYIIGTAAGPHPYPELVRDFQSVIGREARAQMLERTGKLPDLLVAAIGGGSNAIGLFHPFLDDADVQMLGVEAAGEGLDKKHAASLAGGFPGVLHGNKTYLLQDDDGQITEAHSISAGLDYPGIGPEHAWLKDIGRVEYTAITDTEALDAFQLLCRTEGIIPALEPSHAIAAVANRAREMRRDQVILANLCGRGDKDIFTVADALGVAM from the coding sequence ATGACCACCCCAAATTCCTTCCGCGCGCAGCCTGATGATCGCGGCCATTTCGGCGAATACGGCGGGCGCTACGTCGCCGAGACGCTGATGCCGCTCGTGCTCGACCTCGATCGCGAATATCGCGCGGCGAAGGCGGACCCGGCATTCCGGGCGCAGTTCGACGACCTGCTCGAACATTATGTCGGTCGCCCGAGCCCGCTCTATTATGCCGAGCGGTTGACCGAGATGCTTCGCGAGAGCGCCCCCGAAGGCATGGGCGCAGAGGTCTGGTTCAAGCGCGACGAGTTGAACCACACCGGCGCGCACAAGATCAACAACTGCATCGGCCAGATCCTGCTCGCGATCCGCATGGGCAAGACGCGGATTATTGCCGAGACCGGCGCCGGCCAGCACGGCGTCGCGACCGCCACCGTCTGCGCGCGGTTCGGGCTGCCCTGCGTCATCTACATGGGCGCCAAGGACGTCGAGCGTCAGGCACCGAATGTCTTCCGCATGAAGCTGCTCGGCGCCGAAGTCCGCCCTGTGACCAGCGGCGCGCACACGCTGAAGGACGCGATGAACGAGGGGATGCGCGACTGGGTCGCGAACGTCCACGACACGTTCTACATCATCGGCACCGCCGCCGGCCCGCATCCCTACCCCGAGCTGGTCCGCGATTTCCAGAGCGTGATCGGGCGCGAGGCGCGCGCGCAGATGCTGGAGCGCACCGGCAAGCTTCCCGACCTGCTCGTCGCCGCGATCGGCGGGGGCAGCAACGCGATCGGCCTGTTCCACCCCTTCCTCGACGATGCCGACGTACAGATGCTCGGCGTCGAGGCGGCGGGCGAGGGTCTCGACAAGAAGCATGCGGCGAGCCTTGCCGGTGGCTTCCCCGGCGTTCTCCACGGCAACAAGACCTATCTGCTCCAGGACGACGACGGCCAGATCACTGAGGCACACTCGATCTCCGCCGGCCTCGACTATCCCGGCATCGGCCCGGAGCACGCGTGGCTGAAGGATATCGGCCGGGTCGAATATACCGCGATCACCGACACCGAGGCGCTCGACGCCTTCCAGCTGCTGTGCCGGACGGAAGGTATCATCCCCGCCCTCGAACCCAGCCACGCCATCGCCGCGGTCGCGAATCGCGCGCGGGAGATGCGGCGCGACCAGGTGATTCTGGCGAACCTGTGCGGGCGCGGCGACAAGGACATCTTCACCGTGGCCGACGCGCTGGGAGTGGCGATGTGA
- the pyrF gene encoding orotidine-5'-phosphate decarboxylase: MSSPLYVALDTPDLARAKSIAARVRNHVGGIKLGLEFFMANGRAGVREMADVGLPIFLDLKFHDIPNTVAKAVQALRGLEPAILTVHAAGGRAMMEDAKAAAPEGTKVVAVTMLTSLDASDLASIGVGSDPHDQVVRLAELARESGIDGIVCSGEEVAAARKVWRDGFFVVPGVRPANGSAGDQKRVVTPRAALDAGASILVVGRPITLAEDPDMAARAIEATL; the protein is encoded by the coding sequence GTGAGCAGCCCGCTCTACGTCGCGCTGGACACCCCCGACCTTGCCCGCGCCAAGTCGATCGCCGCCCGCGTCCGCAACCATGTCGGCGGGATCAAGCTCGGCCTCGAATTCTTCATGGCCAACGGTCGCGCCGGGGTGCGCGAGATGGCCGACGTCGGCCTGCCGATCTTCCTCGACCTGAAGTTCCACGACATCCCGAACACCGTCGCCAAGGCGGTGCAGGCGCTGCGCGGGCTGGAGCCTGCGATCCTGACCGTCCACGCCGCGGGTGGCCGCGCGATGATGGAGGATGCCAAGGCGGCCGCGCCCGAGGGTACGAAGGTGGTCGCGGTGACGATGCTCACCAGCCTCGACGCCAGCGACCTCGCCTCGATCGGAGTCGGATCCGATCCGCACGATCAGGTGGTGCGGCTGGCCGAGCTGGCACGCGAATCGGGCATCGACGGCATCGTGTGTTCGGGAGAGGAAGTCGCCGCCGCGCGCAAGGTCTGGCGCGACGGCTTCTTCGTCGTGCCCGGCGTGCGTCCCGCCAACGGCTCCGCTGGCGACCAGAAACGTGTCGTCACCCCCCGCGCGGCGCTCGACGCCGGTGCCTCGATCCTGGTCGTCGGTCGCCCGATCACGCTGGCCGAAGATCCCGACATGGCCGCGCGCGCGATCGAGGCGACGCTGTAA
- the trpA gene encoding tryptophan synthase subunit alpha: MTRLSTAFAKGRPALVTFVTAGDPTVATTPAILDALVAGGADVIELGMPFTDPMADGPAIQAANLRSLGGGTTTADILSIAKDFRARHPDVPLVLMGYANPMLRRGADWFADACADAGVDGVICVDIPPEEDDAFGPALRAKGVAPIRLATPTTDAARLPTVLDGASGFLYYVSVAGITGLQQAAQSSIAEAVARLKAATDLPVAVGFGIRTPEQAAAVAAVADGVVVGSAIVDLVAIHGADAAEPVRAYISTLADACRHPKNKEAAA; encoded by the coding sequence ATGACCCGCCTCTCCACCGCTTTCGCCAAGGGCCGTCCCGCGCTCGTCACCTTCGTCACCGCGGGCGATCCGACTGTGGCCACCACGCCCGCCATCCTCGACGCGCTGGTCGCCGGGGGTGCCGATGTCATCGAACTCGGCATGCCGTTCACAGACCCGATGGCCGACGGCCCCGCGATCCAGGCGGCGAACCTGCGTAGTCTCGGCGGCGGCACCACCACCGCCGACATCCTGTCGATCGCCAAGGACTTTCGTGCCCGTCATCCGGACGTGCCGCTCGTCCTGATGGGCTACGCCAATCCGATGCTGCGCCGCGGGGCGGACTGGTTTGCCGATGCCTGTGCCGACGCCGGTGTCGACGGCGTGATCTGCGTCGACATCCCGCCCGAGGAGGACGATGCGTTCGGCCCTGCGCTCCGGGCCAAGGGCGTCGCCCCGATCCGCCTCGCCACCCCGACCACCGACGCCGCGCGCCTGCCGACGGTGCTCGATGGCGCCAGCGGGTTCCTCTACTACGTGTCGGTCGCCGGGATCACCGGTCTGCAACAGGCCGCGCAGTCCTCGATCGCCGAGGCCGTCGCCCGGCTGAAGGCCGCGACCGACCTGCCCGTCGCGGTCGGCTTCGGCATCCGTACCCCCGAACAGGCCGCTGCGGTCGCCGCGGTCGCGGACGGCGTCGTCGTCGGTTCCGCGATCGTCGACCTCGTCGCCATCCACGGCGCCGATGCCGCCGAGCCGGTGCGCGCCTATATCTCCACCCTCGCCGACGCCTGTCGGCACCCGAAGAACAAGGAAGCAGCAGCATGA
- a CDS encoding bifunctional folylpolyglutamate synthase/dihydrofolate synthase produces the protein MDHATSTSPAVQAQLDRLTMLSPGADILGLARIAQLLARLGDPHLRLPPVFHVAGTNGKGSTCAFLRSALEAEGYRVHAYTSPHLVRFNERIRVAGQLIEDEPLATVMARVLDVAEGIGASFFEVSTAAAFLMFSEVAADACVIEVGLGGRLDATNVVVDPAVCGIAQLGIDHQSFLGDTAVAIAREKAGIAKPGRPLVTLAYTDDVARAVAEVADTAGAALHIEGRDWTALVSDTLAYADARGSLDTPLPALSGGHQARNLALATAMLRHQDRVPVSSAALATAATTTRWPARMQRLGDGPLVATLAPGSRVWLDGGHNPAAADAVADALRQVLGGARAHLVVGMLANKDAAGFLAPFASLAASLTAVPIPGHDHHAPDHLAEIARGLGVPATTAADVSAALRPLADAPVDIAILGSLYLAGEVLRDNDELPD, from the coding sequence ATGGACCACGCCACCTCCACCTCCCCCGCCGTCCAGGCACAGCTCGATCGCCTGACGATGCTGTCGCCCGGTGCCGATATCCTCGGCCTGGCCCGCATCGCGCAGCTGCTGGCGCGGCTCGGCGATCCGCATCTGCGCCTTCCGCCGGTGTTCCACGTCGCCGGAACCAACGGCAAGGGATCAACCTGCGCGTTCCTGCGCAGCGCGCTGGAGGCGGAGGGCTACCGGGTCCACGCCTACACCTCGCCGCACCTCGTCCGCTTCAATGAGCGCATCCGGGTGGCCGGACAGCTGATCGAGGACGAACCGCTGGCCACCGTCATGGCCCGCGTGCTCGACGTGGCCGAGGGGATCGGCGCGAGTTTCTTCGAAGTCTCGACCGCTGCTGCGTTCCTGATGTTCTCCGAAGTTGCCGCCGACGCCTGCGTGATAGAGGTGGGCTTGGGCGGGCGGCTCGATGCGACCAACGTCGTCGTCGATCCCGCGGTCTGCGGCATCGCCCAGCTCGGCATCGATCATCAGAGCTTCCTCGGCGACACCGCCGTCGCCATCGCTCGCGAAAAGGCCGGCATCGCCAAGCCCGGCCGCCCGCTCGTGACCCTCGCCTACACCGACGACGTCGCCCGCGCGGTGGCCGAGGTCGCCGACACCGCGGGCGCCGCCTTGCATATCGAGGGTCGCGACTGGACCGCGCTGGTCAGCGATACGCTCGCCTACGCCGACGCGCGCGGATCGTTGGACACGCCGCTCCCTGCGCTGTCGGGCGGGCACCAGGCGCGCAACCTCGCGCTCGCCACCGCGATGCTGCGCCATCAGGACCGAGTGCCCGTTTCGTCCGCGGCGCTCGCGACCGCGGCGACGACGACCCGTTGGCCGGCGCGGATGCAGCGGCTGGGCGACGGCCCGTTGGTCGCGACGCTCGCGCCGGGCTCGCGAGTCTGGCTCGACGGCGGGCACAATCCCGCTGCCGCGGATGCGGTCGCCGATGCGCTGCGGCAGGTGCTTGGCGGCGCGCGCGCGCATCTGGTCGTCGGCATGCTCGCGAACAAGGATGCGGCGGGATTCCTCGCGCCCTTCGCCTCGCTCGCGGCATCGCTGACGGCGGTCCCGATCCCGGGCCATGACCACCACGCCCCCGACCATCTCGCCGAGATCGCCCGCGGCCTTGGCGTGCCGGCCACGACGGCTGCGGACGTTTCCGCCGCGCTGAGGCCGCTGGCGGATGCGCCGGTCGATATCGCCATTCTCGGCTCGCTGTATCTCGCGGGCGAAGTGCTCCGCGACAACGACGAACTGCCCGACTGA
- a CDS encoding DUF6628 family protein yields the protein MPPSCPGCSPTTLLFACRQMGAHGLEDASAAHAFLIALGKDFRRPLVLLRTLMMELSAAATRPIRIAPWCCCRMTGSEAALIDVLGRSLSNEHAAHLLLADMLGVRHAGGPLATATALAIAIADQGMPIGG from the coding sequence TTGCCGCCGTCCTGCCCCGGTTGCAGCCCGACGACGCTGCTGTTCGCCTGCCGCCAGATGGGCGCCCACGGCCTTGAGGACGCTAGCGCCGCCCACGCCTTCCTCATCGCATTAGGCAAGGATTTCCGCCGCCCGCTGGTCCTGCTGCGCACGCTCATGATGGAATTGTCCGCCGCCGCGACCCGCCCGATCCGGATCGCGCCGTGGTGCTGCTGTCGCATGACCGGCAGTGAAGCGGCGTTGATCGACGTGCTGGGCAGGAGCCTGTCGAACGAGCACGCCGCCCACCTGTTGCTAGCCGACATGCTTGGCGTCCGCCACGCCGGCGGCCCGCTCGCGACCGCGACGGCCCTCGCCATCGCCATCGCCGACCAGGGCATGCCGATCGGCGGCTAA
- the accD gene encoding acetyl-CoA carboxylase, carboxyltransferase subunit beta codes for MSWLDRVRNAIPFVAKRETPDNLWHKCKGCGQMVFVKELEDNQHVCPKCDHHDRIGPSLRFDYHFDEDSWTVLDSPRVAEDPLKFRDSKRYIDRLKAARVATGEQDAFVNAVGTIDGNRAVIGVQDFAFMGGSMGQAVGEAFVAGCEAAIAERAPYIVFTASGGARMQEGILSLMQMPRSTVAIEMLHDAGLPYIVVLTDPTSGGVMAAYAMLGDVQIAEPNATLAFTGRRVIENTIREKLPDDFQTSEYYRDHGLIDMVTHRRDLKETLGRLVAYLTPVKQAA; via the coding sequence ATGAGCTGGCTCGACCGCGTCCGCAACGCGATCCCCTTCGTCGCCAAGCGCGAGACGCCCGACAACCTGTGGCACAAGTGCAAGGGCTGCGGGCAGATGGTGTTCGTGAAGGAGCTGGAGGACAACCAGCACGTCTGCCCGAAATGCGATCACCACGACCGCATCGGGCCATCGCTGCGCTTCGACTATCATTTCGACGAGGATAGCTGGACCGTCCTCGACAGCCCGCGTGTCGCCGAGGATCCGTTGAAGTTCCGCGATTCCAAGCGCTACATCGACCGGCTCAAAGCCGCCCGCGTCGCCACCGGCGAACAGGACGCTTTCGTCAACGCGGTCGGCACCATCGACGGCAACCGCGCCGTCATCGGCGTGCAGGACTTCGCCTTCATGGGCGGATCAATGGGCCAGGCGGTCGGCGAGGCATTCGTCGCCGGCTGCGAAGCCGCGATCGCAGAGCGTGCGCCCTACATCGTCTTCACCGCCAGCGGCGGCGCGCGGATGCAGGAGGGCATCCTCAGCCTGATGCAGATGCCGCGCAGCACCGTCGCGATCGAGATGCTGCACGACGCCGGCCTGCCCTACATCGTGGTACTGACCGACCCGACGTCGGGCGGGGTCATGGCCGCTTATGCGATGCTCGGCGACGTGCAGATCGCCGAGCCCAATGCGACGCTCGCCTTCACCGGGCGCCGCGTGATCGAGAACACGATCCGCGAAAAGCTGCCCGACGATTTCCAGACGAGCGAATATTACCGCGACCACGGCCTGATCGACATGGTCACCCACCGCCGCGACCTGAAGGAAACGCTGGGTCGGCTGGTCGCGTATCTGACGCCGGTCAAGCAGGCGGCGTAG
- a CDS encoding phosphoribosylanthranilate isomerase — protein MPVSAKICGLSTEDTLGAAIAGGASHVGFVFFAPSPRDVDPARAAALVAMVPDHVRAVGVFVDPDDAAVERAVSVAGIDTLQLHKTAPSRVAALRARFGIETWAAVAVKTRADLDAARSYAGAADRILYDAKTPDGAALPGGMGVRFDWSLLDGFRHPLPWALSGGLDAGNVAEAVRRTGATLVDVSSGVESAPGVKDVDKIAAFLQSVAQL, from the coding sequence ATGCCCGTCAGCGCAAAAATATGCGGCCTATCGACCGAAGACACGCTCGGCGCCGCCATCGCCGGTGGCGCGAGCCACGTCGGCTTCGTATTCTTCGCCCCCTCCCCGCGCGACGTCGACCCGGCCCGCGCCGCCGCGCTGGTCGCGATGGTCCCCGACCATGTCCGTGCGGTCGGCGTGTTCGTCGATCCCGACGACGCGGCGGTCGAGCGCGCGGTAAGCGTCGCCGGGATCGATACGCTCCAGCTGCACAAGACCGCTCCCTCCCGCGTCGCTGCTTTACGCGCACGGTTCGGTATCGAAACCTGGGCGGCGGTGGCGGTGAAGACCCGCGCCGACCTCGACGCCGCGCGCAGCTACGCCGGCGCCGCCGACCGCATCCTATACGACGCCAAGACACCGGACGGCGCCGCGCTGCCCGGCGGCATGGGGGTGCGCTTCGACTGGAGCCTGCTCGATGGCTTCCGCCATCCGCTGCCGTGGGCACTCTCGGGCGGGCTCGATGCCGGCAATGTGGCGGAAGCCGTCCGCCGCACCGGTGCGACGCTGGTCGACGTCTCCTCGGGCGTCGAAAGCGCGCCGGGGGTCAAGGATGTGGACAAGATCGCCGCCTTCCTCCAATCGGTCGCGCAGCTATGA